From the Burkholderia glumae LMG 2196 = ATCC 33617 genome, one window contains:
- the rimO gene encoding 30S ribosomal protein S12 methylthiotransferase RimO yields the protein MSHTPKVGFVSLGCPKALVDSEQIITQLRAEGYEISGTYDGADLVVVNTCGFIDDAVQESLDAIGEALTENGKVIVTGCLGAKKSASGAGLIEEVHPKVLAVTGPHALGEVMQAVHSHLPKPHDPFVDLVPAAGIKLTPRHYAYLKISEGCNHRCTFCIIPSMRGDLISRPVAEVMLEAENLFKSGVKELLVISQDTSAYGVDVKYRTGFWNGRPLKTRMTELVAALGELAAQYGAWVRLHYVYPYPHVDEIIPLMAEGAYRGHVLPYLDVPFQHADPDVLKRMRRPANAEKVLDRVRKWREVCPDLTIRSTFIAGFPGETEAQFETLLDFIREAELDRVGCFAYSPVEGATANELDGALPDEVREARRARFMEVAEEVSAARIERKIGQTLKVLIDEVNAEGGIGRTAADAPEIDGVVYVEPAPKGAKRYKVGDFVSVAITGADGHDLWGEVEAA from the coding sequence ATGTCCCATACCCCAAAAGTAGGATTTGTCAGTCTCGGCTGCCCGAAAGCCCTTGTCGATTCCGAACAGATCATCACCCAGCTGCGCGCCGAGGGCTACGAGATCTCCGGTACCTACGACGGCGCCGACCTCGTGGTGGTCAACACCTGCGGTTTCATCGACGACGCCGTCCAGGAGAGCCTCGACGCGATCGGCGAGGCGCTGACCGAAAACGGCAAGGTGATCGTGACCGGCTGCCTCGGCGCGAAGAAGAGCGCCAGCGGCGCGGGCCTGATCGAGGAAGTTCATCCGAAGGTGCTGGCCGTCACCGGCCCGCACGCGCTCGGCGAGGTGATGCAGGCCGTCCACAGCCATCTGCCCAAGCCGCATGATCCGTTCGTCGATCTGGTGCCGGCCGCCGGCATCAAGCTCACGCCTCGCCACTACGCGTATCTGAAGATTTCGGAGGGCTGCAACCATCGCTGCACGTTCTGCATCATCCCGTCGATGCGCGGCGACCTGATCTCGCGTCCCGTCGCGGAGGTGATGCTGGAAGCGGAGAACCTGTTCAAGTCGGGCGTGAAGGAACTGCTCGTGATCTCGCAGGACACGAGCGCCTACGGGGTCGACGTGAAATACCGCACGGGCTTCTGGAACGGCCGCCCGCTCAAGACGCGCATGACGGAGCTGGTGGCGGCGCTCGGCGAGCTGGCCGCGCAATACGGCGCCTGGGTGCGCCTGCATTATGTCTACCCGTATCCGCACGTCGACGAGATCATCCCGCTGATGGCCGAGGGCGCCTACCGCGGCCACGTGCTGCCGTATCTGGACGTGCCGTTCCAGCACGCGGACCCGGACGTGCTCAAGCGCATGCGCCGCCCGGCGAACGCCGAAAAGGTGCTGGACCGCGTGCGCAAGTGGCGCGAGGTCTGTCCGGACCTGACGATCCGCAGCACCTTCATCGCCGGCTTCCCGGGCGAGACGGAGGCGCAGTTCGAGACGCTGCTCGACTTCATCCGCGAGGCCGAACTCGATCGCGTCGGCTGCTTCGCCTATTCGCCGGTGGAAGGCGCCACGGCGAACGAACTCGACGGCGCGTTGCCGGACGAGGTTCGCGAGGCGCGCCGCGCGCGCTTCATGGAGGTGGCCGAGGAAGTGTCGGCCGCCCGCATCGAGCGCAAGATCGGCCAGACGCTGAAGGTGCTGATCGACGAGGTGAACGCCGAGGGCGGGATCGGCCGCACGGCCGCCGACGCGCCGGAAATCGACGGCGTGGTCTACGTGGAGCCGGCGCCGAAGGGCGCGAAGCGCTACAAGGTCGGCGATTTCGTATCGGTGGCGATCACCGGGGCGGACGGCCACGACCTGTGGGGCGAGGTCGAAGCGGCATGA
- a CDS encoding sugar kinase: MTRTIPASGQPARPEILAFGEAMVEFNQSQPGSPQYLQGFGGDTSNFCIAAARQGARTGFVSAVGGDHFGRLLLDLWRREQVDTATVRVDAAAPTGVYFVSHGEHGHAFDYLRAGSAASRYAPGDLPLEALAAARVLHLSGISFAISASACDAAFAAIDQARAHGVQVSFDTNLRLKLWPLARARAVMLEALRRTDICLPSWDDVTVLTGLDERDAIVDALLDCGPRVVALKLGRDGAYVATRDARRLVPAFVVEALDATGAGDCFGGAFIARLVAGDDAFVAARYANAAAALSTRGYGAVAPIPDARAVRALLDG, translated from the coding sequence ATGACACGGACCATACCGGCGTCGGGCCAGCCGGCGCGGCCCGAGATCCTCGCGTTCGGCGAGGCGATGGTCGAATTCAACCAGTCCCAGCCGGGCTCGCCGCAGTATCTGCAAGGCTTCGGCGGCGACACCTCGAACTTCTGCATCGCGGCGGCGCGCCAGGGGGCCCGCACCGGCTTCGTCTCGGCGGTCGGCGGCGACCACTTCGGCCGCCTGCTGCTCGATCTGTGGCGGCGCGAGCAGGTGGATACGGCGACGGTCCGCGTCGACGCGGCGGCCCCCACCGGCGTCTATTTCGTCTCGCACGGCGAGCACGGCCACGCGTTCGACTATCTGCGTGCCGGCTCGGCCGCGAGCCGCTACGCGCCGGGCGATCTGCCGCTCGAGGCGCTGGCCGCGGCGCGCGTGCTGCATCTGTCCGGCATCAGTTTCGCGATCAGCGCGAGCGCCTGCGACGCGGCGTTCGCGGCCATCGACCAGGCACGCGCGCATGGCGTGCAGGTGAGCTTCGACACCAATCTGCGCCTGAAGCTGTGGCCGCTCGCGCGCGCCCGCGCCGTGATGCTGGAGGCGCTGCGCCGCACCGACATCTGCCTGCCGAGCTGGGACGACGTGACGGTGCTGACGGGCCTCGACGAGCGCGATGCGATCGTCGACGCGCTGCTCGACTGCGGCCCGCGGGTGGTCGCGCTGAAGCTCGGCAGGGACGGCGCCTACGTGGCCACCCGCGACGCGCGCCGCCTGGTGCCCGCTTTCGTCGTCGAGGCGCTCGACGCGACGGGGGCGGGCGACTGCTTCGGCGGCGCCTTCATCGCGCGCCTGGTGGCCGGCGACGACGCGTTCGTGGCGGCGCGCTACGCGAACGCGGCGGCGGCGCTCTCGACGCGCGGCTACGGCGCGGTCGCGCCGATTCCCGACGCGCGGGCGGTGCGCGCCTTGCTGGACGGCTGA
- the bktB gene encoding beta-ketothiolase BktB, producing the protein MQREVVVVSGVRTAIGDFGGSLKDFAPTELGARVVREAMARAGVAGDEVGHVVFGNVVHTEPKDMYLARVAAIDGGVSQHAPALTVNRLCGSGLQAIVSAAQSVLLGDAEIAVAGGAESMSRAPYTLPAARFGQRMGDARAVDMMLGALNDPFQAIHMGMTAENVAAKYGITREAQDALALESHRRASHATKAGYFKTQILPIEIGSKRGTVSFDTDEHVRHDAAAEDFAKLRPVFAKENGTVTAGNASGINDAAAAVTLMERRVAEARGLKPLARLVAYAHAGVDPAYMGIGPVPASKKALERAGIGVADLDVIEANEAFAAQACAVANELGFDPEKVNPNGSGISLGHPIGATGALITVKALYELHRISGRYALVTMCIGGGQGIAAVFERI; encoded by the coding sequence ATGCAACGCGAAGTGGTGGTGGTCAGCGGAGTACGCACCGCGATCGGCGATTTCGGCGGCAGCCTGAAGGATTTCGCGCCGACCGAGCTTGGCGCGCGCGTGGTGCGCGAGGCGATGGCGCGCGCGGGCGTGGCGGGCGACGAGGTCGGGCACGTGGTGTTCGGCAACGTGGTCCATACGGAGCCGAAGGACATGTATCTGGCGCGCGTGGCGGCGATCGACGGCGGCGTCTCGCAGCACGCGCCGGCGCTGACGGTGAACCGGCTGTGCGGCTCGGGGCTGCAGGCGATCGTCTCGGCGGCGCAGAGCGTGCTGCTCGGCGACGCCGAGATCGCGGTGGCGGGCGGCGCGGAAAGCATGAGCCGCGCGCCGTACACGCTGCCGGCGGCGCGCTTCGGGCAGCGCATGGGCGATGCGCGGGCGGTCGACATGATGCTCGGCGCCCTCAACGATCCGTTCCAGGCGATCCACATGGGCATGACGGCCGAGAACGTGGCGGCGAAGTACGGCATCACGCGCGAGGCGCAGGACGCGCTCGCGCTCGAATCGCACCGGCGCGCCTCGCACGCGACCAAGGCCGGCTACTTCAAGACCCAGATCCTGCCGATCGAGATCGGCTCGAAGCGCGGCACCGTCAGCTTCGACACCGACGAGCACGTGCGCCACGACGCGGCGGCGGAGGATTTCGCCAAGCTGCGCCCGGTGTTCGCGAAGGAGAACGGCACGGTCACGGCCGGCAATGCGTCGGGCATCAACGACGCGGCGGCGGCCGTGACGCTGATGGAGCGGCGCGTGGCCGAGGCGCGCGGCCTGAAGCCGCTGGCGCGGCTGGTGGCCTACGCGCACGCGGGCGTCGATCCGGCCTACATGGGCATCGGCCCGGTGCCGGCCTCGAAGAAGGCGCTCGAGCGCGCCGGCATCGGCGTGGCCGATCTCGACGTGATCGAGGCGAACGAGGCGTTCGCGGCGCAGGCCTGCGCGGTGGCCAACGAGCTGGGCTTCGATCCCGAGAAGGTGAATCCGAACGGCTCGGGCATCTCGCTCGGCCATCCGATCGGTGCGACGGGCGCGCTGATCACCGTCAAGGCGCTCTACGAACTGCATCGGATCTCGGGCCGCTATGCGCTGGTGACGATGTGCATCGGCGGCGGCCAGGGCATTGCCGCCGTGTTCGAACGTATCTGA
- a CDS encoding cystathionine beta-lyase, whose translation MTDTTPKRARQTRIVQPEAELPPGFASFVTPLTRASTIVFPDLATMRSLDWREDDRWRYGLHATPTSLELARQIAVIEGGAHALLQPSGLAAIMNVYFGFVKTGDDVLVPHNVYSPNADLGNWLARDYGISVRFYDPLVGAGIAELIRPETKLLWLEAPGSVTMEVPDVAAITAVARARGVVTAIDNTYSAGLAFQPFEHGVDVSVQALTKYQSGGSDVLMGATITAEQALHERLKLARMRTGIGVSADDCALVLRGLPSLRARFEAHSRAALGLAKWLKARPEIAAVLHPQLPDCPGHAAFVRDFTGAGGLFSVVFDARYRPGQIDRFVEALELFAIGWSWGGARSLAMPYDVPSMRPNWPHRGTLVRFYVGLEEEADLRADIERALGSTLA comes from the coding sequence ATGACCGACACCACTCCGAAGCGCGCGCGCCAAACCCGCATCGTCCAGCCCGAAGCCGAACTGCCGCCTGGCTTCGCCTCGTTCGTCACGCCGCTCACGCGCGCGTCCACCATCGTGTTCCCCGATCTCGCGACGATGCGCTCGCTCGACTGGCGCGAGGACGACCGCTGGCGCTACGGCCTGCATGCCACGCCGACCTCGCTCGAGCTCGCGCGCCAGATCGCCGTGATCGAGGGCGGCGCGCATGCGCTGCTGCAGCCTTCGGGCCTCGCGGCGATCATGAACGTCTACTTCGGCTTCGTGAAGACGGGCGACGACGTGCTGGTTCCGCACAACGTCTACAGCCCGAACGCCGACCTCGGCAACTGGCTCGCGCGCGACTACGGCATCTCGGTGCGCTTCTACGATCCGCTCGTCGGCGCCGGCATCGCCGAGCTGATCCGCCCCGAAACCAAGCTGCTGTGGCTGGAGGCGCCCGGCTCGGTCACCATGGAGGTGCCCGACGTCGCCGCGATCACGGCCGTGGCGCGCGCGCGCGGCGTGGTCACCGCGATCGACAACACCTACTCGGCGGGCCTCGCGTTCCAGCCGTTCGAGCATGGCGTCGACGTCTCGGTGCAGGCGCTCACGAAATACCAGTCGGGCGGCAGCGACGTGCTGATGGGCGCGACCATCACGGCCGAGCAGGCGCTGCACGAGCGGCTCAAGCTCGCGCGGATGCGCACCGGCATCGGCGTGTCGGCCGACGATTGCGCGCTCGTGCTGCGCGGCCTGCCGAGCCTGCGCGCGCGCTTCGAAGCGCACAGCCGCGCCGCGCTCGGGCTAGCGAAGTGGCTGAAGGCGCGGCCCGAGATCGCGGCGGTGCTGCATCCGCAGTTGCCCGACTGCCCGGGGCACGCGGCGTTCGTGCGCGACTTCACGGGCGCGGGCGGGCTGTTCTCGGTGGTGTTCGACGCGCGTTACCGGCCCGGGCAGATCGACCGTTTCGTCGAGGCGCTCGAGCTGTTCGCGATCGGCTGGAGCTGGGGCGGCGCGCGCAGTCTCGCGATGCCGTACGACGTGCCGTCGATGCGGCCGAACTGGCCGCATCGCGGCACGCTGGTGCGCTTCTACGTGGGGTTGGAGGAAGAGGCGGACCTGCGCGCCGATATCGAGCGCGCGCTTGGCAGCACGCTAGCTTGA
- the serB gene encoding phosphoserine phosphatase SerB, with protein MTTNLVIQSAAPLSSTHHTTLLALARGRRLTPIDAHAIRIEDAQPAQRPDLSVYCGVHGLDAAFVEAGRRLGDFGLLAMDMDSTLITIECIDEIADFCGRKAEVAAITEASMRGEIRDFNESLTRRVALLAGLDASALEAVYAERLRLSPGAETMLAGARAAGLKTLLVSGGFTFFTERLGERLGIDFTRANQLEIVDGKLTGKVLGEIVDADVKARTLRETCATLGIAPACAIAMGDGSNDLKMMAAAGFSVAFRAKPVVRDAASAAFDHVGLDGLLRLF; from the coding sequence ATGACCACGAATCTCGTCATCCAGAGCGCAGCGCCGCTGTCCTCCACCCACCACACAACACTGCTGGCGCTCGCGCGCGGCCGCCGCCTCACGCCGATCGACGCGCACGCGATCCGCATCGAGGACGCACAGCCCGCGCAACGGCCCGACCTGTCGGTGTACTGCGGCGTGCATGGGCTCGACGCCGCATTCGTCGAGGCCGGCCGCCGGCTCGGCGACTTCGGCCTGCTTGCGATGGACATGGATTCGACCCTGATCACGATCGAATGCATCGACGAAATCGCCGATTTCTGCGGACGCAAGGCCGAGGTGGCGGCCATCACCGAAGCCTCGATGCGCGGCGAGATCAGGGATTTCAACGAGAGCCTGACGCGCCGCGTCGCGCTGCTGGCCGGGCTCGACGCCAGCGCGCTCGAGGCCGTCTACGCCGAGCGGCTGCGCCTGTCGCCGGGCGCCGAGACGATGCTGGCCGGCGCCCGCGCCGCGGGCCTGAAGACGCTGCTGGTGTCGGGCGGCTTCACGTTCTTCACCGAGCGGCTCGGCGAGCGGCTCGGCATCGACTTCACCCGCGCGAACCAGCTCGAGATCGTCGACGGCAAGCTGACCGGCAAGGTGCTCGGCGAGATCGTCGATGCCGACGTGAAGGCGCGCACGCTGCGCGAGACCTGCGCGACGCTCGGCATCGCGCCGGCCTGCGCGATCGCGATGGGCGACGGCTCGAACGACCTGAAGATGATGGCCGCGGCCGGCTTCTCGGTCGCGTTCCGGGCCAAGCCGGTGGTGCGCGACGCCGCCAGCGCCGCCTTCGACCACGTCGGGCTCGACGGCCTGCTGCGACTGTTCTGA
- a CDS encoding LysR family transcriptional regulator: MSSTPPSDDVPPSAPDKPLDLLDVALFVRAALLANLSAAGREFGVSATVASTRLAQLERQLGARLLHRTTRRVTPTQDGELFLVRAQALLDAADAARAAVGHARREPHGRLRVSMSSSFGRQHVAPVIPAFLRRYPQVSIDLRLSDELVDLVDDGIDVAIRIGALRDSSLVARRLAVNRRVVCASPAYLAAHGTPRHPAELARHQCVILGDQRDWAFETPAGPLTVRVGGRLVASNGEAIREALVDGFGIAIKSTWDVGPNLRDGSLVTVLADYPLAEPSAIWAVYPSRAFVPLKLHAFIDFLAAHLGDPPYWDRAHERMRATAADPGLA, from the coding sequence ATGAGCTCGACCCCGCCCTCGGATGACGTGCCGCCCTCCGCCCCCGACAAGCCGCTCGACCTGCTCGACGTGGCGCTGTTCGTGCGCGCCGCGCTGCTCGCGAACCTCTCGGCGGCCGGGCGCGAGTTCGGCGTCTCGGCCACGGTCGCGAGCACGCGGCTCGCGCAGCTCGAGCGCCAGCTCGGCGCGCGGCTGCTGCATCGCACGACGCGGCGCGTGACGCCGACCCAGGACGGCGAACTGTTCCTGGTCCGCGCGCAGGCGCTGCTCGACGCAGCCGACGCGGCGCGCGCGGCGGTCGGGCACGCGCGCCGCGAGCCGCACGGGCGGCTGCGCGTGTCGATGTCGTCGTCATTCGGGCGGCAGCACGTCGCGCCCGTGATCCCCGCGTTCCTGCGCCGCTACCCGCAGGTGTCGATCGACCTGCGGCTGTCCGACGAGCTCGTCGACCTCGTCGACGACGGCATCGACGTCGCGATCCGGATCGGCGCGCTGCGCGACTCGTCGCTGGTGGCGCGCCGGCTCGCGGTGAACCGGCGCGTGGTATGCGCCTCGCCCGCCTATCTGGCCGCGCACGGCACGCCGCGTCATCCGGCCGAGCTCGCGCGCCACCAATGCGTGATCCTCGGCGACCAGCGCGACTGGGCCTTCGAGACGCCGGCCGGGCCGCTCACCGTGCGCGTGGGCGGGCGGCTGGTGGCCAGCAACGGCGAGGCGATCCGCGAGGCGCTGGTGGACGGCTTCGGCATCGCGATCAAATCCACCTGGGACGTCGGGCCGAACCTGCGCGACGGCTCGCTGGTGACGGTGCTCGCCGACTATCCGCTCGCCGAGCCCTCGGCGATCTGGGCCGTCTATCCGAGCCGCGCCTTCGTGCCGCTGAAGCTGCACGCCTTCATCGATTTCCTCGCCGCGCATCTGGGCGACCCGCCGTACTGGGATCGCGCGCACGAGCGCATGCGCGCGACGGCCGCCGATCCCGGCCTCGCCTGA
- a CDS encoding zinc-binding alcohol dehydrogenase family protein, whose protein sequence is MKAVGLTRYLPIDHPEALLDVELPTPEPAGRDLLVKIEAISVNPVDTKVRAPQDKVEDSPRVLGWDAAGTVAAVGPDVTLFRVGDPVYYAGSITRAGANSEFHLVDERIAALKPASLDFAAAAALPLTSITAWEALFDRLKVSPQGRDAGQSVLVIGGAGGVGSIGIQLAKQLGQLTVIATASRPESAQWVRRLGADQVVDHFGDLPAQVRAAGFEAVDYVLVFNDTDRHFPAAAELVKPQGGICTIVENARPVPVEQLKAKSAAFHWEFMFTRSMFGTPDMIEQHKLLTEVARLVDAGTLRGTVGQHLGTINAANLREAHRLLEAGRAIGKLVLSGF, encoded by the coding sequence ATGAAAGCCGTAGGTCTGACCCGCTACCTGCCGATCGACCATCCCGAGGCGCTGCTCGACGTCGAGTTGCCGACGCCCGAGCCCGCAGGACGCGACCTGCTCGTCAAGATCGAGGCGATTTCGGTCAACCCGGTCGACACCAAGGTGCGCGCGCCGCAGGACAAGGTCGAGGACAGCCCGCGCGTGCTGGGCTGGGACGCGGCCGGCACGGTGGCCGCCGTCGGCCCGGACGTGACGCTGTTTCGCGTCGGCGATCCGGTCTACTACGCCGGCAGCATCACGCGCGCCGGCGCCAACAGCGAGTTCCATCTGGTGGACGAGCGGATCGCGGCGCTCAAGCCCGCGTCGCTCGATTTCGCCGCGGCGGCGGCGCTGCCGCTCACGTCGATCACCGCCTGGGAGGCGCTGTTCGACCGCCTCAAGGTGTCGCCGCAGGGGCGCGACGCGGGCCAGTCGGTGCTCGTGATCGGCGGCGCGGGCGGGGTCGGCTCGATCGGCATCCAGCTCGCGAAGCAACTCGGACAGCTGACGGTGATCGCCACGGCGTCGCGGCCGGAATCGGCGCAATGGGTGCGCCGGCTCGGCGCCGACCAGGTGGTCGATCACTTCGGCGATCTGCCCGCGCAGGTCCGCGCCGCCGGCTTCGAGGCGGTCGACTACGTGCTGGTGTTCAACGACACCGACCGTCATTTCCCGGCCGCGGCCGAGCTCGTCAAGCCGCAGGGCGGGATCTGCACCATCGTCGAGAATGCGCGGCCGGTGCCCGTCGAGCAGCTGAAGGCAAAGAGCGCCGCATTCCACTGGGAGTTCATGTTCACGCGCTCGATGTTCGGCACGCCGGACATGATCGAGCAGCACAAGCTGCTGACCGAGGTCGCGCGGCTGGTGGACGCCGGCACGCTGCGCGGCACGGTGGGCCAGCACCTCGGCACGATCAACGCGGCCAACCTGCGCGAGGCGCACCGCCTGCTCGAAGCCGGCCGCGCGATCGGCAAGCTCGTGCTGAGCGGGTTCTGA
- a CDS encoding DUF6013 family protein: MSLRNPSLSICLAALAAASSGASALAAPPVKTSAGGNDGQLQYTVKVDSKRYGASQETRKIRSGEIDDFNWKSVPPSGAVAMPDGCPDADSAPRDANGAMVRQTQVRLAPAVDAKGVATVQVSFQARAPDGTASVTTGGKTLQCPKAVTVSEVRRVSIPIKGGAKTLVLRDGTRVTISIHP, encoded by the coding sequence ATGAGCCTGCGCAACCCGTCCCTCTCCATTTGCCTCGCCGCGCTCGCGGCGGCCTCGAGCGGCGCCTCCGCGCTCGCGGCGCCACCGGTCAAGACCAGCGCCGGCGGCAACGACGGCCAGCTCCAGTACACGGTGAAGGTCGATTCGAAGCGCTACGGCGCCTCCCAGGAAACCCGCAAGATCCGCTCGGGCGAGATCGACGATTTCAACTGGAAATCGGTGCCGCCTTCGGGCGCGGTCGCGATGCCGGACGGCTGTCCCGATGCCGATTCGGCGCCGCGCGACGCGAACGGCGCGATGGTGCGCCAGACCCAGGTGCGGCTCGCGCCTGCGGTCGACGCGAAGGGCGTGGCGACGGTGCAGGTCAGCTTCCAGGCCCGCGCCCCGGACGGCACCGCGTCGGTCACGACCGGCGGCAAGACGCTGCAGTGCCCGAAGGCGGTCACCGTCAGCGAGGTGCGGCGCGTGTCGATCCCGATCAAGGGCGGTGCGAAGACGCTCGTGCTGCGCGACGGCACGCGCGTCACGATCTCGATCCATCCCTGA
- a CDS encoding ABC transporter permease gives MSPVLQDLSLGDVALAAALVAVNGALSCALSLGLGRQLAIAAARTVVQLLAIGYLLGWVFGHPRWYVVLPLMAVMTLVAGFAGAARGERGYRGQRLDSIVSIWIGSWAVSALGLFVVIGIHPWYEPQYTIPILGMILGNALTGVGLGVERMTGELTARRDRVEAALALGATRWEAAQDAARQAVRAGMMPTLNQMAVVGVVSLPGMMTGQVLAGQPPLQAVRYQIVIMFLIAAAAALATVGAVLLTYRRLFSAEHRFLAARLVERKRHKKAA, from the coding sequence ATGAGCCCGGTGCTGCAGGATCTGAGCCTCGGCGACGTCGCGCTCGCGGCCGCGCTGGTGGCCGTCAACGGGGCGCTCTCGTGCGCCCTCTCGCTGGGCCTTGGCCGCCAGCTCGCGATCGCGGCCGCGCGTACCGTGGTGCAGCTGCTCGCGATCGGCTACCTGCTCGGCTGGGTGTTCGGACATCCGCGCTGGTACGTGGTGCTGCCGCTGATGGCCGTGATGACGCTGGTGGCGGGCTTCGCCGGGGCCGCGCGCGGCGAGCGCGGCTACCGCGGGCAGCGCCTCGACAGCATCGTCTCGATCTGGATCGGCTCGTGGGCGGTGAGCGCGCTCGGGCTGTTCGTCGTGATCGGCATCCATCCCTGGTACGAACCGCAATACACGATCCCGATCCTGGGCATGATTCTCGGCAATGCGCTGACGGGCGTCGGCCTCGGCGTCGAACGCATGACGGGCGAGCTGACCGCGCGCCGCGACCGCGTGGAAGCCGCGCTCGCGCTCGGCGCGACGCGCTGGGAAGCGGCGCAGGACGCCGCCCGCCAGGCCGTGCGCGCGGGCATGATGCCGACCCTGAACCAGATGGCGGTGGTCGGCGTGGTCAGCCTGCCGGGCATGATGACGGGCCAGGTGCTGGCCGGCCAGCCGCCGCTGCAGGCGGTGCGCTACCAGATCGTGATCATGTTCCTGATCGCGGCCGCCGCGGCGCTCGCCACCGTCGGCGCCGTGCTGCTGACCTACCGCCGGCTGTTCTCGGCCGAGCACCGCTTCCTCGCCGCGCGGCTGGTCGAGCGCAAGCGGCACAAGAAGGCGGCCTGA
- a CDS encoding ABC transporter ATP-binding protein, producing the protein MTAARLIEARGLTRRDPVSRRLLVAPTDFSVLPGMRIAVTGPSGSGKSVLLRALALLDPLDGGTLHWRGAAVARASITRYRRSVAYLRQRPATADGTVEDILRYPYSLAVYRDLRFDRDRAVTLARQAGRADGFLDQDARELSGGEAQIAALLRVLLLDPEVLLLDEPTSALDPEAVQAIEALVQAWFAAAPEARAYLWVSHDPAQAARIASRRVTMRAGVLGEAEADGGTAAAREARDRAGGAAR; encoded by the coding sequence ATGACAGCAGCCCGCCTGATCGAAGCCCGCGGCCTGACCCGCCGCGACCCAGTCTCCAGGCGGCTGCTGGTCGCGCCGACCGACTTCAGCGTGCTGCCGGGCATGCGCATTGCTGTCACCGGCCCGTCCGGTTCGGGCAAGAGCGTGCTGCTGCGCGCGCTGGCGCTGCTCGACCCGCTCGACGGCGGCACGCTGCACTGGCGCGGCGCAGCCGTTGCGCGCGCATCGATCACGCGCTACCGGCGCAGCGTCGCCTACCTGCGGCAGCGGCCCGCCACCGCCGACGGCACCGTGGAGGATATCCTGCGCTACCCGTATTCGCTGGCCGTGTACCGCGACCTGCGCTTCGATCGCGACCGCGCCGTGACGCTCGCGCGGCAGGCGGGCCGCGCCGACGGCTTCCTCGATCAGGACGCGCGCGAACTGTCGGGCGGCGAGGCGCAGATCGCGGCGCTGCTGCGCGTGCTGCTGCTCGACCCCGAGGTGCTGCTGCTCGACGAGCCGACTTCGGCGCTCGATCCCGAAGCGGTGCAGGCGATCGAGGCGCTGGTGCAGGCGTGGTTCGCCGCGGCGCCCGAGGCGCGCGCGTATCTGTGGGTCTCGCACGACCCCGCGCAGGCGGCGCGGATCGCCTCGCGCCGCGTCACGATGCGCGCCGGCGTGCTCGGCGAAGCGGAGGCCGACGGCGGCACGGCGGCGGCGCGCGAGGCGCGCGACCGCGCCGGCGGGGCGGCCCGATGA